In Methylomagnum ishizawai, one DNA window encodes the following:
- a CDS encoding type III pantothenate kinase translates to MASLLVDIGNSRLKWAAVSNAGELRVGPAFPSSVAGLADHLDRNWAGLEAPDAVYVSNVAGAGTAGQLSAWVARRWRLPVHCVRSQAVGYGVINGYLEPERLGVDRWVGLVALRRDYPLPACLVDCGTALTLDVLDAAGRHLGGLIAPGPALMRRALFQETQGVRPGGEPAQDILGRDTASGVAGGIMAACAGLVEKTLAGLAFDRLPTLVLTGGDAAALASALSPPCRFAPDMVLRGLFIIATTEST, encoded by the coding sequence ATGGCTAGCCTGTTGGTGGACATCGGCAATTCCCGGCTGAAGTGGGCCGCGGTGTCGAACGCGGGGGAACTGCGGGTCGGCCCGGCTTTTCCTTCGTCCGTCGCCGGTTTGGCCGATCACCTGGACCGGAATTGGGCCGGGCTGGAAGCGCCGGATGCCGTCTATGTCTCGAACGTGGCGGGTGCCGGAACCGCCGGACAGCTTTCCGCCTGGGTCGCCCGGCGGTGGCGGCTGCCCGTGCATTGCGTGCGCTCCCAGGCCGTGGGCTATGGCGTGATCAATGGCTATCTCGAACCGGAGCGCCTGGGCGTGGACCGCTGGGTCGGTTTGGTCGCCCTGCGCCGGGATTATCCCTTGCCCGCTTGCCTGGTCGATTGCGGTACGGCCCTGACCCTGGATGTGCTGGACGCGGCGGGGCGGCATCTGGGCGGATTGATCGCGCCCGGCCCGGCCCTGATGCGGCGGGCCTTGTTCCAGGAAACCCAGGGCGTCCGGCCCGGTGGCGAACCGGCCCAGGATATTCTGGGACGGGATACCGCTTCCGGGGTGGCGGGCGGCATCATGGCCGCCTGCGCCGGGTTGGTGGAAAAAACCCTGGCCGGACTCGCCTTCGACCGCCTGCCCACCCTGGTGCTGACCGGCGGCGACGCGGCGGCGCTGGCTTCCGCCCTGTCCCCGCCTTGCCGGTTCGCCCCCGATATGGTGTTGCGGGGCTTGTTCATCATCGCGACTACCGAATCGACATGA
- a CDS encoding SPOR domain-containing protein has protein sequence MKYSVYLLILVNVVFFLWETGFRGEGGGPQELAIPSELERILLSSEAADSEAAELEPGDAELKSVEDEQTDDTPTPEVKPPPPSDCFLIGPSNQARADELRGLIKSHTGEVEVVAKPGEVPAGWWILFPKAPSLEAARENRRMLAGKGVADMWVFEKGSLQWAISLGLYPGRAEAEAAQKQFTDKNIVTEVAPRLVQGEVYWLRIPWHRPRIELEEIVQLLNTQDPESKIPAPIACP, from the coding sequence ATGAAGTATTCCGTTTACCTGCTGATCCTCGTCAATGTGGTGTTTTTCCTGTGGGAGACCGGCTTCCGGGGCGAGGGGGGCGGACCCCAGGAACTGGCGATCCCGAGCGAATTGGAGCGGATACTCCTGAGCAGCGAGGCGGCGGATTCGGAAGCGGCGGAATTGGAGCCGGGCGATGCCGAACTGAAATCGGTCGAGGACGAACAGACCGACGATACGCCCACCCCGGAAGTGAAACCGCCGCCGCCGAGCGATTGTTTCCTGATCGGTCCTTCCAACCAGGCGCGGGCCGACGAACTACGCGGGCTGATCAAAAGCCATACCGGCGAGGTCGAGGTGGTGGCCAAGCCGGGCGAGGTGCCCGCCGGTTGGTGGATTTTGTTCCCCAAAGCCCCGAGCCTCGAAGCCGCCCGCGAGAACCGCCGCATGTTGGCCGGGAAGGGGGTGGCGGATATGTGGGTGTTCGAGAAAGGCTCGCTGCAATGGGCGATTTCGCTGGGGTTGTATCCGGGCCGGGCCGAGGCCGAGGCCGCCCAGAAGCAGTTCACCGACAAGAATATCGTGACCGAGGTCGCGCCGCGCTTGGTGCAGGGGGAGGTTTATTGGCTGCGGATTCCCTGGCACCGGCCCAGGATCGAATTAGAGGAGATCGTGCAGTTGCTCAACACCCAAGACCCGGAGTCGAAGATTCCGGCACCGATTGCTTGTCCTTGA
- a CDS encoding COX15/CtaA family protein, which yields MTDSDISTRFRRIGLITLAAVYFLILVGGIVRASGAGMGCPDWPTCFGRLVPPTEESQLPPDYHQKYIGYGDTQFNPVKTWTEYLNRLVGVSIGILVFMTLWRSLPYRKLDPPVFQLALAVFLLVGFQGWLGSRVVASDLRPVMITAHMVTAFLIVMLLVYTVCRSQQQVLRRLDTTALPSKVRTVLLVALGLSLLQIAMGTQIREAIDGITNANEVLERNVWREHFPIIFYVHRSFSSVILFTNLWLVWNFTRHLNAGHLLRRFAYTLGGLVVVAILTGVSLDRLGFPALVQPVHLLLANLIFGCQFFLFTALRYGDSAAPLADPATAKAPG from the coding sequence ATGACCGATTCCGATATTTCCACGCGCTTCCGCCGCATCGGCCTCATCACCCTCGCCGCCGTGTATTTCCTGATCCTGGTCGGCGGCATCGTCCGGGCTTCGGGGGCCGGGATGGGCTGCCCCGACTGGCCCACCTGCTTCGGCAGGCTGGTCCCGCCCACCGAGGAATCCCAATTGCCGCCCGATTACCACCAGAAATACATCGGCTACGGCGACACCCAGTTCAATCCGGTCAAGACCTGGACCGAGTACCTCAACCGCTTGGTGGGCGTGAGCATCGGTATCCTGGTGTTCATGACCTTGTGGCGTTCCCTGCCCTACCGCAAACTGGACCCGCCGGTGTTCCAACTGGCGCTGGCGGTGTTCCTATTGGTGGGATTCCAGGGCTGGCTGGGATCGCGGGTGGTCGCCAGCGATTTGCGGCCCGTGATGATCACCGCGCATATGGTGACGGCTTTCTTGATCGTAATGCTGTTGGTATATACGGTCTGCCGTTCCCAGCAGCAGGTATTGCGGCGTCTCGATACCACCGCGCTGCCGTCCAAGGTCCGCACCGTGCTGCTGGTCGCCCTGGGCCTGAGCCTGCTGCAAATCGCCATGGGCACCCAAATCCGCGAGGCCATCGACGGCATCACCAATGCCAACGAAGTATTGGAGCGCAATGTCTGGCGCGAGCATTTCCCCATCATCTTCTATGTCCACCGTTCGTTCTCGTCGGTGATCCTGTTCACCAACCTGTGGCTGGTGTGGAACTTCACCCGCCATCTGAACGCCGGGCATTTATTGCGGCGCTTCGCCTACACGCTGGGCGGCTTGGTCGTGGTCGCCATCCTGACCGGCGTGAGCCTGGACCGGCTGGGCTTCCCGGCCTTGGTGCAGCCGGTGCATTTGTTGCTGGCGAATTTGATCTTCGGCTGCCAGTTCTTCCTGTTCACGGCCTTGCGCTATGGTGATAGCGCCGCGCCGCTGGCCGACCCGGCCACGGCCAAAGCGCCGGGCTGA
- a CDS encoding CDP-alcohol phosphatidyltransferase family protein, with protein sequence MNPKHLPNLISVARILLVYPVVSLLLQQRFGAALALFVVAGLSDGVDGFLAKHYHWQSRLGSYLDPLADKLLLISSYVALGWLGLMPVWLVGLVVLRDLVIFGGAVAYYFMLRPFEGQPTLLSKLNTVLQLVLVFAVIVRQGIAPFPAAVAEALLWLTAFTTLASGAHYVQVWGSSYWREKQRQGPDAA encoded by the coding sequence ATGAACCCGAAGCATCTCCCCAATCTCATCAGCGTGGCCCGCATCCTCCTGGTCTATCCGGTCGTCAGCCTGCTGTTGCAACAGCGCTTCGGAGCGGCACTGGCCTTGTTCGTGGTGGCGGGACTGTCGGATGGCGTGGACGGCTTCCTCGCCAAGCATTACCACTGGCAATCGCGCTTGGGTTCCTATCTGGACCCCCTGGCCGACAAGCTGCTGTTGATTTCCTCCTATGTCGCCCTGGGCTGGCTGGGCCTGATGCCGGTGTGGCTGGTGGGTTTGGTGGTACTGCGCGATTTGGTGATTTTCGGCGGGGCGGTGGCCTATTACTTCATGCTGCGGCCCTTCGAGGGCCAGCCCACTCTGCTCAGCAAGCTCAACACCGTGCTGCAATTGGTCTTGGTGTTCGCTGTGATCGTGCGGCAGGGCATCGCGCCGTTCCCGGCGGCGGTGGCGGAGGCGCTGCTGTGGCTGACCGCGTTCACCACGCTGGCAAGCGGGGCGCATTACGTCCAGGTCTGGGGTAGCAGCTATTGGCGGGAAAAACAGCGGCAAGGGCCGGATGCGGCGTGA
- a CDS encoding DUF2066 domain-containing protein has protein sequence MRPFLACLALAAWFGPTAPAAEIEGLYRSETAVRSRAEAARAEDIRAALGRVLKRLVRPNDLDSATVRGLLTKPQEYVEEFDYTLRGEGPLATPILRVDFDPARLDGELRRHGIPVWGAERPELLVWLAVRDKQGVWSSAAEILPQADRLLGGFAAERGLPLSLPLWDLPDRQALDWNDINTGNAERIRLAAQRYETDTVLTGRLSPVADDTWEAEWRLYSARAPERWQSKTATLADTLAAGIETTYARLLTQSVPRDTTPASVELHITGLESLDDANQIAAYLEKLSPVNRLEWLAVGTGEAAFKLVVRGGREALRQTLNLSHRLKPQDGETTGGAGPLIYRWTP, from the coding sequence ATGCGTCCGTTCCTGGCCTGCCTGGCCCTGGCCGCGTGGTTCGGCCCGACCGCGCCCGCCGCCGAAATCGAGGGGCTGTACCGGAGCGAAACCGCCGTGCGGAGCCGCGCCGAAGCGGCCCGCGCCGAGGATATCCGCGCCGCGCTGGGCCGGGTGTTGAAACGCCTGGTCCGCCCGAACGACCTCGATTCCGCCACGGTGCGCGGCCTGCTCACCAAACCCCAGGAGTATGTCGAGGAGTTCGATTACACCTTGCGGGGCGAAGGGCCGCTGGCGACGCCGATCCTCCGGGTCGATTTCGATCCGGCCCGGCTCGATGGGGAGTTGCGCCGCCACGGCATCCCGGTCTGGGGCGCGGAACGGCCGGAACTCTTGGTCTGGCTGGCGGTGCGCGACAAACAAGGCGTTTGGTCCAGCGCCGCCGAAATCCTGCCCCAAGCCGACCGCCTCCTGGGCGGGTTCGCGGCGGAGCGCGGCCTGCCGCTCTCCCTGCCGCTGTGGGATTTGCCGGACCGGCAAGCCCTCGATTGGAACGATATCAATACCGGCAACGCCGAGCGCATCCGCCTCGCCGCCCAGCGCTATGAAACCGACACCGTCCTCACCGGCAGGCTCAGCCCGGTGGCGGACGATACCTGGGAAGCGGAATGGCGGCTCTATTCCGCCCGCGCCCCGGAACGCTGGCAAAGCAAGACCGCCACGCTGGCGGACACCCTGGCGGCGGGCATCGAAACCACCTATGCCCGGCTTTTGACCCAGAGCGTCCCCCGTGACACCACCCCGGCCAGCGTGGAACTGCATATCACCGGACTCGAATCCCTGGACGACGCCAACCAAATCGCCGCCTACCTGGAAAAACTCTCACCGGTCAACCGCCTGGAATGGCTGGCGGTGGGCACCGGCGAGGCCGCGTTCAAGCTAGTGGTGCGCGGCGGGCGCGAAGCCCTGCGGCAAACCCTCAACCTCAGCCACCGGCTCAAACCCCAGGACGGAGAAACCACCGGGGGCGCGGGGCCGCTCATCTATCGGTGGACGCCATGA
- the purM gene encoding phosphoribosylformylglycinamidine cyclo-ligase — protein sequence MSNTHTESLDYKSAGVDIAAGNALVEKIKPVAAKTRIPGVLAGLGGFGSLFELPVERYRRPVLVAGTDGVGTKLRLAIETGRHSGVGVDLVAMCVNDIVVQGAEPLFFLDYYATGALDVEVAAAVIAGIGRGCELAGCALVGGETAEMPGMYSAGDYDLAGFCVGVVEKDAILDGGRVRPGDTLIGLASSGPHSNGYSLIRKVLDRQGWNLAETLDGQALGDWLLEPTRIYVKPLLNLLKTIEVHAFAHITGGGITENLPRVLPAGTAAVVDAAAWARPAVFGWLAEVGKIAEAEMLRTFNCGIGMIVCVAPEDAATALDTLRAVGETACVIGAIVAAEGGPAVRYADAG from the coding sequence TTGAGCAACACCCACACCGAATCCTTAGACTACAAAAGCGCCGGCGTCGATATCGCGGCGGGCAACGCGCTGGTGGAAAAAATCAAGCCCGTGGCCGCCAAGACCCGCATTCCGGGGGTCTTGGCCGGCCTGGGCGGTTTCGGCTCCCTGTTCGAGTTGCCGGTGGAGCGTTACCGGCGTCCGGTGCTGGTGGCCGGCACCGATGGCGTGGGCACCAAGCTCCGGCTCGCCATCGAGACCGGCAGGCATTCCGGCGTGGGCGTCGATCTGGTGGCGATGTGCGTCAACGATATCGTGGTGCAGGGCGCGGAGCCTTTGTTCTTCCTGGATTATTACGCCACCGGCGCTTTGGATGTCGAAGTCGCGGCGGCGGTGATCGCCGGGATAGGCCGGGGCTGCGAACTGGCCGGTTGCGCCCTGGTCGGCGGCGAAACCGCCGAGATGCCCGGCATGTACAGCGCCGGGGATTACGATCTGGCCGGGTTCTGCGTGGGCGTGGTCGAGAAGGACGCCATCCTCGACGGTGGCCGGGTCCGCCCTGGCGACACGCTGATCGGGCTGGCCTCGTCCGGGCCGCATTCCAACGGCTATTCCCTGATCCGCAAGGTGCTGGACCGCCAGGGCTGGAACCTCGCCGAAACCCTGGACGGCCAAGCCCTGGGCGATTGGCTGCTGGAACCGACCCGCATCTATGTCAAACCCCTGTTGAATCTCCTGAAAACCATCGAGGTCCACGCCTTCGCCCATATCACCGGCGGCGGCATCACCGAAAACCTGCCAAGGGTCTTGCCCGCGGGTACGGCGGCGGTGGTCGATGCGGCGGCCTGGGCGCGGCCCGCCGTGTTCGGCTGGTTGGCCGAGGTGGGCAAGATCGCCGAGGCCGAGATGCTCCGCACCTTCAATTGCGGCATCGGCATGATTGTCTGCGTGGCCCCGGAGGACGCGGCCACCGCGCTGGACACCTTGCGGGCCGTGGGCGAAACCGCCTGCGTCATCGGCGCGATTGTCGCCGCCGAGGGCGGTCCCGCCGTGCGCTACGCCGATGCGGGCTGA
- a CDS encoding glycosyltransferase family 2 protein: MELSVVVPVHNETDNVRPLIEEIDAALDAALAYEIVYVDDGSGDDTLAKLVALQAEFPRLRVLSHRRCCGQSTALRTGIRAAKGRVVATLDGDGQNNPADIPRLLAAWRELDGGPAGAMVAGYRKKRQDTEWRRLSSKIANGVRGSLLQDNTPDTGCGLKVFSRELFLALPYFDHMHRFLPALAQRAGGKVVSVEVDHRPRLRGQSKYGTWHRLWVGLWDLLGVMWLQRRAQVPEVTEVA; this comes from the coding sequence ATGGAACTGAGCGTCGTGGTCCCCGTACATAACGAAACCGACAACGTCCGCCCGCTCATCGAGGAAATCGATGCCGCGCTGGATGCTGCCCTGGCCTATGAAATCGTCTATGTGGACGATGGCAGCGGCGACGATACCTTGGCGAAGCTGGTGGCGTTGCAGGCCGAATTCCCGCGCCTCCGGGTGCTGAGCCATCGGCGCTGCTGCGGACAAAGCACCGCGCTCCGCACCGGCATCCGCGCCGCGAAGGGCCGGGTTGTCGCCACCCTGGACGGCGACGGCCAGAACAACCCGGCGGATATTCCCCGCCTGCTCGCCGCCTGGCGCGAACTCGACGGCGGCCCGGCGGGCGCGATGGTCGCGGGCTACCGTAAAAAGCGCCAGGACACCGAATGGCGCAGGCTCTCCTCCAAGATCGCCAATGGCGTGCGCGGCTCCCTGCTCCAGGACAACACCCCCGACACCGGCTGCGGACTCAAGGTGTTTTCGCGGGAGTTGTTCCTGGCCCTGCCGTATTTCGACCATATGCACCGCTTCCTGCCGGCCCTGGCCCAGCGGGCGGGCGGCAAGGTGGTCTCGGTCGAGGTCGATCATCGCCCCAGGCTGCGTGGACAGTCCAAATATGGCACTTGGCACCGGCTGTGGGTGGGCCTCTGGGATTTGCTCGGGGTGATGTGGTTGCAGCGCCGCGCCCAGGTGCCGGAAGTGACCGAGGTGGCCTGA
- a CDS encoding cupin domain-containing protein, with protein MWVSCARRFGVWIAALAVSGGPVQAEEPKPDEVKLPPLQVLLEKPVELPGNKLTTRVVRVVLPQGYKTPLHTHEGPGPRYVLRGRVKVEEGGQVHEYGPGEVFWESGQWTTAENIGQGEVELLIVELAAVK; from the coding sequence ATGTGGGTTTCCTGTGCCCGGCGGTTCGGCGTATGGATCGCCGCGCTGGCCGTATCGGGCGGCCCCGTGCAGGCCGAGGAACCCAAGCCCGACGAGGTCAAGCTGCCGCCCCTCCAGGTGCTGTTGGAAAAGCCGGTCGAATTGCCCGGCAACAAGCTCACCACGCGGGTGGTCCGGGTGGTCTTGCCGCAGGGCTACAAGACACCCTTGCACACCCACGAAGGACCGGGGCCGCGCTATGTGCTGAGGGGCCGGGTGAAGGTCGAGGAGGGTGGCCAAGTCCATGAATACGGGCCGGGCGAGGTGTTCTGGGAATCCGGCCAGTGGACCACCGCCGAGAACATCGGCCAGGGTGAGGTCGAGTTGTTGATCGTGGAATTGGCCGCGGTGAAATAA
- a CDS encoding putative metalloprotease CJM1_0395 family protein, whose translation MFAAISSSANVHTAIRLPDWSGVRGGDAKKDDTTATPSSTTAAGGSTQNLSEDQLKQLESLRKRDREVRAHEAAHQAAAGGLARGGASFSYQRGPDGQQYAIGGEVNIDTSPVSGNPAATLAKAATIARAALAPAEPSGQDRQVAARAGQMAAQALAELTLQHANPSDSGKEKTGLFKTVEAADRDRPTAIDLYA comes from the coding sequence ATGTTCGCCGCCATCAGCAGCAGCGCCAACGTCCATACCGCCATCCGGCTCCCCGATTGGAGCGGGGTCCGGGGCGGCGATGCCAAGAAGGACGACACCACGGCGACCCCCTCTTCCACCACGGCGGCGGGCGGCTCCACCCAAAACCTCAGCGAAGACCAACTCAAACAACTCGAATCGCTCAGGAAGCGCGACCGCGAAGTCCGGGCGCACGAAGCCGCCCATCAGGCGGCGGCGGGCGGATTGGCGCGGGGCGGGGCCAGCTTCAGTTACCAGCGGGGACCGGACGGCCAACAATACGCCATCGGCGGCGAGGTCAATATCGACACCTCGCCCGTGTCCGGCAATCCCGCCGCCACCCTCGCCAAGGCCGCGACCATCGCCAGGGCCGCGCTCGCCCCCGCCGAACCCTCGGGACAGGATCGGCAAGTGGCGGCGCGGGCGGGGCAGATGGCGGCCCAGGCGTTGGCGGAATTGACCCTCCAGCACGCCAATCCAAGCGATAGCGGCAAGGAAAAAACCGGCCTGTTCAAAACGGTCGAAGCGGCGGACCGGGACCGCCCGACCGCCATCGACCTCTACGCTTGA
- a CDS encoding response regulator transcription factor has protein sequence MNPSRPQALGTVMIVDDAPGNLAFLSDALEEAGYRVLVATDGASALEQLRYAQPDAILLDAVMPGLDGFETCRRLKADPGTSLIPVIFMTALSELDDLLRAFEEGAVDYLVKPIRHQEVLARVGSHMAQARLIRRSEDALVRSGFAALAIDGAGGITWLTPAGCRWLQELSGRSSGGTPPANLPPPLAEWSRQRIAVEDTDPHQGTFTAQRDGKRFTARLVPCQDGQEYLLLLQESSGDWNLDSLKSALGLTPREAEILMWIARGKTNKDVGQILGSSPRTINKHLEHIFEKLGVATRAAAVAVALDRMRDAPEAAA, from the coding sequence ATGAACCCTTCCCGACCCCAAGCCCTGGGCACCGTCATGATCGTGGACGACGCGCCCGGCAACCTGGCCTTCCTGTCCGACGCCCTGGAAGAGGCCGGCTACCGCGTCCTGGTCGCCACCGACGGCGCTTCGGCCCTGGAACAACTGCGCTACGCCCAGCCCGACGCCATCCTGCTGGACGCGGTCATGCCCGGCCTGGACGGCTTCGAGACCTGCCGCCGCCTCAAGGCCGATCCCGGCACCAGCCTGATCCCGGTCATCTTCATGACCGCCCTGAGCGAATTGGACGATTTGCTGCGGGCCTTCGAGGAAGGCGCGGTGGATTATCTGGTGAAGCCGATCCGCCATCAGGAAGTGCTGGCGCGGGTCGGGAGCCACATGGCCCAGGCCCGGCTGATCCGCCGTTCCGAGGACGCCCTGGTACGCAGCGGTTTCGCGGCGCTCGCCATCGACGGCGCGGGCGGCATCACCTGGCTGACCCCGGCGGGTTGCCGCTGGCTCCAGGAGCTTTCGGGCCGCAGCAGCGGCGGCACCCCGCCCGCCAACCTGCCCCCACCCCTGGCCGAATGGTCGCGCCAACGCATCGCGGTGGAGGACACCGACCCCCACCAGGGCACCTTCACCGCCCAGCGCGACGGCAAACGCTTCACGGCGCGGCTGGTCCCCTGCCAGGACGGGCAGGAATATCTGTTGCTGTTGCAGGAATCCTCCGGCGACTGGAACCTGGATTCCTTGAAAAGCGCCCTGGGCCTGACCCCGCGGGAAGCCGAAATCCTGATGTGGATCGCCCGTGGCAAGACCAACAAGGACGTGGGCCAAATCCTCGGCAGCAGCCCGCGCACCATCAACAAGCACCTGGAGCATATCTTCGAGAAGCTGGGAGTGGCGACCCGCGCCGCCGCCGTGGCGGTGGCGCTGGACCGGATGCGGGACGCGCCGGAAGCCGCGGCCTGA